TTAAAGTAATAGTTGCAGTAGTGAAAGTAAAACTAAGATCTTCTTTCTGAAGCAATTAAGGCTAGATTTTAGTCAAAATTCTTTCACTACTTAGACATTTAAATAGCAAATATTTTCCTGAATTTAAGCTGAATTTTTGCCAAACTTTTTCTGGGAAATCTTTAATTAAAGTTTGCTTAATTTTTGAAATGCAAGAAAAAGTTAGCTTTGTTGATAAGTTTTAGGAAAAGTTTACATTTTCGGTGAAGCAAAATTTAACATTAATTATTAACATCGCAATCAGTTAACTGCGCTATACTGTTGTAGCAACTAAATAACTAACCAATCGATGCAGTTGCTGGTAAAAATGGTGTATTTTTAGAATCAAGCTATAAAACCCCAAAAATTAACGTTATTATTACTGAGGACAAGAGGGAAATCATGGTGGAAATCAGCGTACCGACCCAAGATAGTTATTTAATTAGCTTAGACCAACAACCAATTCATACCTGCGGTAAAATTCAGCCTCACGGGGTACTTTTTGTTTTATCAGAACCAGAATTAAAAATTAGAGAAGTTAGCAACAATACTTATAGGGTTTTCGGGATTCATCCTGAAGAAATGTTACAAAAAACCCTAGAAGAATTACTCGATCCATTCCAAATGGAGAGAATTAAATCTGGATTAGCTGAAGAAAACTTCGAGTTTATTAACCCAACCAAAGTTTGGGTGAGGAAAAAAGGCGACGAATATGTTATCTTTGACAGCGTATTTCACCGCAACTCTCACGGCGATCTAATTCTGGAATTAGAACCTGCTGTTTCTCAAGAAAATATTCCCTTCCTCAGCTTTTATCATCTTGCAAGAGCATCAATTAATCGCTTAGAAGAGACAGCAAATCTTCAAGAATTTTGCCAAGTTATTGTTAAAGAAGTCAGAAAAGTTACCGGGTTTGACCGGGTAATGTTGTATAAATTTGACGAAGACGGACATGGTGCAGTCATCGCGGAAGAAAAACTAGATAAAATGGAATCTTACCTGGATTTACACTATCCAGAATCAGATATTCCCAAACCAGCAAGACAATTATTTAGTTCTAATTGGATTAGATTAATTCCCGACGCAAAAGCCAAAGCTGTAGAAATTGTTTCCCGCGATCGCGCTAGCGACGAAGCACCACTAGATTTAACTCACTCTATTCTCAGAAGTGCATCGCCCTGTCATTTAGAATACTTGCATAACATGGGCGTAGGTTCTTCCTTAACAATTTCTTTAATTAAAGACAAAAAATTGTGGGGATTGATTGCTTGTCATCATCTTACCCCCAAATATGTTTCTTATGAATTACGCAAAGCTTGCGAATTTTTAGGACGAGTAATCTTTTCGGAAATCTCCGCTAGAGAAGAAACCCAAGACTACGATTATCGCATGAAACTGAGCTATATTCAATCTGCTTTAGTTGATTATATGTCGCAGTCAGAAAACTTTATCGAGGGATTAGTTAAATATCAACCAAATCTACTCGAACTTAGTAATGCTACCGGAGCAGCAATTTATTTTGGCGGTAACTGGACTTTAGTTGGAAAAACTCCCAAAGAAGAAGAGCTAAATTTTTTAGTACAATGGCTGAGAAGCAACGTTGAAGAAGAAGTTTTTGCCACTGATTCCTTAGCAAGTTTGTATTCAGATGCCGAAAAGTTTAAAAATGTCGCCAGTGGATTATTAGCAATTCCCATTTCCAAGAAAAATTACGTGCTTTGGTTTCGCCCAGAAGTAATTCAAACAGTGAATTGGGGCGGCGATCCTAATAAAGCATTTGAAACCATTCGTTCCGAAGGAAACATCCGTTTATCGCCGCGTAAATCCTTTGAACTGTGGAAAGAAACAGTAAGTTTGAAATCTCTACCTTGGCAACAAGTAGAAATTAATGCCGCGCTAGAATTACGCAAAGCAATTATTAATATTGTCTTACGTCAAGCCGATGAATTAGCCCAACTAGCGCAAGATTTAGAACGCTCCAACGCCGAGTTGAAAAAATTTGCTTATGTAGCTTCCCACGACTTACAAGAACCACTCAATCAAGTAGCAAACTACGTCCAGTTGTTAGAAATGCGTTATGAAGAAGAACTCGACGAAGATGCGAAAGAATTTATTGGTTTCGCCG
The Oscillatoria salina IIICB1 DNA segment above includes these coding regions:
- a CDS encoding sensor histidine kinase, whose product is MVEISVPTQDSYLISLDQQPIHTCGKIQPHGVLFVLSEPELKIREVSNNTYRVFGIHPEEMLQKTLEELLDPFQMERIKSGLAEENFEFINPTKVWVRKKGDEYVIFDSVFHRNSHGDLILELEPAVSQENIPFLSFYHLARASINRLEETANLQEFCQVIVKEVRKVTGFDRVMLYKFDEDGHGAVIAEEKLDKMESYLDLHYPESDIPKPARQLFSSNWIRLIPDAKAKAVEIVSRDRASDEAPLDLTHSILRSASPCHLEYLHNMGVGSSLTISLIKDKKLWGLIACHHLTPKYVSYELRKACEFLGRVIFSEISAREETQDYDYRMKLSYIQSALVDYMSQSENFIEGLVKYQPNLLELSNATGAAIYFGGNWTLVGKTPKEEELNFLVQWLRSNVEEEVFATDSLASLYSDAEKFKNVASGLLAIPISKKNYVLWFRPEVIQTVNWGGDPNKAFETIRSEGNIRLSPRKSFELWKETVSLKSLPWQQVEINAALELRKAIINIVLRQADELAQLAQDLERSNAELKKFAYVASHDLQEPLNQVANYVQLLEMRYEEELDEDAKEFIGFAVEGVSLMQTLIDDVLAYSRVDMQAIEFELTQVEIALDRALSNLRGRIAESGAIITHDFLPTVMADTTQLMQLFQNLIGNAIKFRSHKTPEIHIGAQRLEDAWLFSVRDNGIGIEPQFSDRIFVIFQRLHTRDEYPGTGMGLAICKKIVECHRGRIWVESELSQGATFYFTIPIGGRKRELRNGRKAENHISG